The following proteins come from a genomic window of Mycobacterium sp. DL:
- a CDS encoding cytochrome C oxidase subunit IV family protein: MTTTELRSAGSSRAITIAWLILSAITLISWWLAPGHSGGLATASVPITVLAVLLGFLKCRMIIRSFMEVRHAPSWLRHSTDLWLVVLWASVLVIYLW, encoded by the coding sequence GTGACCACCACAGAGCTTCGCAGCGCCGGGTCGAGTCGCGCGATCACGATCGCCTGGCTGATCCTCTCGGCGATCACGCTCATATCGTGGTGGCTGGCTCCGGGCCACTCGGGAGGCCTCGCGACGGCCAGCGTGCCGATCACCGTGCTCGCGGTGCTCCTCGGATTCCTCAAGTGCCGGATGATCATCCGGTCCTTCATGGAGGTTCGCCACGCGCCTTCATGGCTGCGTCACAGCACCGATCTGTGGCTGGTCGTGCTGTGGGCTTCGGTGTTGGTGATCTACCTCTGGTGA
- a CDS encoding TetR/AcrR family transcriptional regulator — protein MASPRRIGAPDAKNRTVLLDAAEQLLIDEGYAAVTSRRVADQAGLKPQLVHYYFRTMEDLFLAVFRRRAEEGLAVLNTALQSPQPLWALWRFSTAPEATRLTMEFMGLANHRKALRAELAYYAQRFRDEQNKAIAAALRQHGIESADVPPVVWTIFATSVSQMMVMERALGMSTGHAETFAFCEQWLRRLEGEPLSVDRDEQPVHQR, from the coding sequence ATGGCATCGCCGCGACGGATCGGCGCGCCGGATGCGAAGAATCGCACCGTGTTGCTCGACGCTGCCGAGCAACTGCTGATCGACGAAGGATATGCCGCGGTCACCTCTCGTCGGGTCGCCGATCAGGCGGGGCTCAAGCCGCAGCTGGTGCACTACTACTTCCGCACCATGGAGGATCTCTTCCTGGCGGTGTTCCGCCGCAGGGCCGAGGAGGGTCTGGCGGTGCTCAACACCGCGCTGCAGTCGCCGCAACCGCTGTGGGCACTGTGGCGGTTCAGCACGGCGCCGGAGGCCACCCGGTTGACGATGGAGTTCATGGGCCTGGCCAATCACCGCAAGGCCCTGCGCGCAGAGCTCGCCTACTACGCCCAGCGTTTCCGCGACGAGCAGAACAAGGCCATCGCCGCTGCGCTCCGCCAGCACGGAATCGAGTCTGCGGATGTTCCGCCGGTGGTCTGGACGATATTTGCGACGAGCGTGTCGCAGATGATGGTGATGGAACGCGCGCTCGGGATGTCGACCGGCCATGCCGAGACCTTCGCGTTCTGTGAGCAGTGGCTGCGCCGTCTGGAAGGTGAGCCGCTGTCGGTCGATCGTGATGAGCAGCCCGTTCACCAGAGGTAG
- a CDS encoding cytochrome P450 encodes MSDFDTIDYFTDQSLVPDPHPYFDHLRSKCPVVREPNYGVLAITGYDEAATVLKDPDTFSSCIAVAGPFPPLPFTPEGDDITGQIAAHRSQMPMFEHMVTMDPPEHTNARSLLNRLLTPSRLKENEDFMWRLADECLDDFLADGKCEFLSAYAKPFSLLVIADLLGVPQADHEEFRTVLGSPRPGAVVGSLDHSDLVGLNPLEWLDEKFVGYLEDRRESPRDDVLTALATAKYPDGSTPPVLEVARSATFLFAAGQETTTKLLSASLRVLGDHPDVQNTLRNDRSRIPVFVEEALRMDAPVKSQFRLAKKNTKVGDMDVPAGTTLMVCPGAVNRDPDKFEHPHEFDLNRKNVREHIAFGRGVHSCPGGPLARVEGRVSMERILDRMGDIKIDEEKHGPANDRAYNYEPTFILRGLTELNITFTPVG; translated from the coding sequence ATGAGTGACTTCGACACGATCGACTACTTCACCGATCAGTCCCTCGTGCCGGACCCGCACCCCTACTTCGACCACCTCCGCAGCAAGTGCCCCGTGGTGCGTGAACCGAACTACGGCGTGCTGGCCATCACCGGCTACGACGAAGCCGCCACGGTCCTCAAGGATCCCGACACATTCTCGTCGTGCATCGCGGTCGCCGGGCCGTTCCCACCGCTGCCGTTCACCCCGGAGGGCGATGACATCACCGGGCAGATCGCGGCCCACCGGTCACAGATGCCGATGTTCGAGCACATGGTCACCATGGATCCGCCGGAACACACCAATGCGCGTTCGCTGCTCAACCGATTGCTCACCCCGAGCCGGCTGAAGGAGAACGAGGACTTCATGTGGCGGCTAGCCGACGAGTGTCTCGACGATTTCCTCGCGGACGGCAAGTGCGAGTTCCTGAGTGCCTACGCAAAACCCTTCTCGCTGTTGGTGATCGCCGATCTGCTCGGTGTGCCGCAAGCCGATCACGAAGAGTTCCGCACCGTGCTCGGCTCCCCTCGGCCCGGCGCGGTCGTGGGATCGCTCGACCACAGCGACCTGGTCGGCCTCAACCCGCTCGAATGGCTCGACGAGAAGTTCGTCGGCTATCTCGAGGATCGCCGCGAGTCTCCCCGCGACGACGTCCTGACCGCTCTGGCCACCGCGAAGTACCCCGACGGATCAACCCCACCCGTCCTCGAGGTGGCCCGCTCCGCGACCTTCCTGTTCGCCGCAGGCCAGGAGACCACCACCAAGCTCCTGTCGGCGTCGCTACGGGTGCTCGGCGATCATCCCGACGTCCAGAACACCCTGCGCAACGACCGCAGTCGCATTCCGGTCTTCGTGGAGGAGGCGCTGCGGATGGACGCGCCGGTCAAGAGCCAGTTCCGGCTCGCGAAGAAGAACACCAAGGTGGGCGACATGGACGTGCCCGCAGGCACCACGTTGATGGTGTGCCCCGGCGCGGTCAACCGGGATCCGGACAAGTTCGAGCATCCTCACGAGTTCGACCTGAACCGCAAGAACGTGCGCGAGCACATCGCTTTCGGCCGCGGTGTGCACTCCTGCCCCGGAGGACCGCTGGCACGCGTCGAGGGACGGGTGTCCATGGAGCGCATCCTGGACCGGATGGGCGACATCAAGATCGACGAGGAGAAGCACGGACCCGCGAACGACCGCGCGTACAACTACGAGCCGACCTTCATCCTGCGGGGTCTGACCGAACTGAACATCACGTTCACCCCTGTCGGCTGA